A genomic window from Nicotiana sylvestris chromosome 11, ASM39365v2, whole genome shotgun sequence includes:
- the LOC104220875 gene encoding serine/threonine-protein phosphatase 7 long form homolog: protein MEDQRLTQLHPGPLDHSVLTRQNHHRSKDVWNGEVEKPILCRRSDGNFWNLVHDRPIHRRVLQILIDAGFYGVYRVGRIQLDHAFITSLVERWRPETHTFHLRVGEATITLQDVAILYGLPVEGRPVLGIDSTRKTEEWQDMCDALLGFRPHSDCLFGSRLEISALATYMEQLPLLDDDADEVVVHQRARCYMLWMIGGILFPDTSGNKVKLMYLTLLDDITQIGMYSWGSAVLACLYRALCRATRPKNNELCGFIPLLQVWAWERLKMVHPDRRQAREGAITFSNDLPGPPHACKWNVQLSWTHTTQYVLPLFRDQLDNLVDEHFVWEPYTPDVMENLPEYCRSGEYFWRAVVPLLCWDVLEMHQPNRVLRQFGMRQFIPVSCNFADNHDMHDRRGRQNTDWAREHARPILVWNDRANRVCEARLADGPVAYDDDYLVWYRRITRQIIGNPSIRFPKGYASLAPVAEVMARQLHMIYQYGIELRQQPSMEVAGRKVMEMCSDGLTAAIEAQRLRVQPMYVPVKQPVVDHAVNPHKRGRAGRRKKRRAIAATNVEERSEMSYTNSDLERDRGAGGSVKGDGNLNVEAELGMDSSQFAEPRFDMASSSTQFGDGSELHNVDIQLVLYQIPPSQQFDMNNFGDGFDDDDIHHSPARPDRQVNYDNTPSQMTLEASCVTTIGSVDDKPMEQAIPIRGSRRARFYKRRVNNNVDAPRRQNLAHPIVPLRCYKP, encoded by the exons ATGGAGGATCAGAGGTTGACACAGCTACATCCTGGGCCGTTAGACCATAGCGTACTGACAAGACAAAACCATCACAGGTCGAAGGACGTATGGAATGGTGAGGTGGAAAAGCCTATTTTATGTAGACGATCAGATGGTAATTTTTGGAATTTGGTTCATGATCGTCCCATTCATCGACGTGTCCTGCAAATATTAATTGATGCAGGATTTTACGGGGTCTATCGAGTAGGACGTATACAATTAGACCATGCTTTTATTACTTCTCTTGTTGAGAGATGGCGTCCGGAGACGCATACTTTTCACCTAAGAGTTGGGGAAGCCACTATTACGCTACAGGATGTAGCTATTTTGTATGGATTGCCAGTAGAGGGAAGGCCAGTATTGGGCATTGATAGTACAAGAAAGACCGAAGAGTGGCAGGATATGTGTGACGCGTTGCTTGGTTTTAGACCACATAGTGATTGTTTATTTGGTAGTAGGCTTGAGATTAGTGCACTAGCTACATACATGGAGCAACTGCCTTTGCTAGATGATGATGCAGATGAGGTAGTTGTACATCAGAGGGCTAGGTGCTATATGTTATGGATGATCGGGGGTATACTGTTTCCTGACACATCAGGAAACAAGGTTAAGTTAATGTACTTGACGCTGCTCGATGACATCACGCAGATTGGTATGTATAGTTGGGGTAGTGCTGTGTTGGCGTGCTTGTACCGTGCATTGTGTAGAGCTACCCGGCCAAAAAACAATGAGTTATGTGGCTTCATACCACTTCTACAg GTATGGGCATGGGAGAGACTGAAGATGGTTCATCCAGACAGACGACAGGCAAGAGAGGGTGCTATTACATTCTCGAATGATCTCCCTGGTCCACCACACGCTTGTAAATGGAACGTTCAGCTTAGTTGGACACATACGACGCAATACGTGTTGCCATTGTTTCGGGACCAGCTAGATAACCTCGTTGATGAACAT TTTGTTTGGGAGCCGTATACTCCAGATGTGATGGAGAATCTTCCCGAGTATTGCCGATCAGGAGAGTACTTTTGGCGTGCTGTGGTGCCGCTCCTATGTTGGGACGTGTTGGAGATGCATCAGCCCAACAGGGTCCTCAGACAATTCGGAATGCGTCAATTCATACCTGTTTCCTGCAATTTTGCAGACAATCACGACATGCATGATCGTCGTGGCCGACAAAACACGGATTGGGCTAGAGAACATGCGAGGCCCATACTTGTCTGGAATGATCGTGCTAACCGAGTTTGTGAAGCGCGGCTAGCAGATGGACCCGTTGCGTATGATGATGATTACCTTGTCTGGTATCGTCGGATTACTCGACAGATTATCGGAAATCCCAGTATCCGATTTCCAAAAGGGTATGCATCCCTTGCACCAGTGGCCGAGGTTATG GCGCGTCAGTTGCATATGATATATCAATATGGGATTGAATTGCGACAACAACCATCAATGGAGGTTGCAGGAAGGAAAGTCATGGAGATGTGCAGTGATGGTTTGACAGCAGCAATCGAGGCTCAGAGGCTTCGTGTTCAGCCAATGTATGTTCCAGTTAAGCAGCCTGTAGTTGATCATGCTGTTAATCCACATAAACGTGGAAGGGCAGGGAGACGCAAAAAGAGACGTGCGATAGCAGCAACTAATGTTGAAGAAAGGTCTGAAATGTCTTATACAAATTCGGATTTGGAGCGTGATCGTGGTGCAGGTGGTTCTGTTAAgggtgatggaaatttaaatgTTGAAGCTGAGCTTGGTATGGATTCATCACAGTTTGCAGAGCCCCGTTTTGATATGGCATCTAGTTCAACACAATTTGGGGATGGTTCTGAATTGCATAATGTTGACATTCAACTTGTACTTTATCAGATCCCACCCTCTCAGCAGTTTGATATGAATAATTTTGGAGACGGGTTTGATGATGACGACATACACCACTCCCCTGCCCGTCCTGATCGACAGGTTAACTATGATAATACCCCTAGCCAGATGACTTTAGAGGCCTCTTGTGTTACAACTATTGGTTCTGTGGATGATAAGCCTATGGAGCAAGCAATTCCAATCCGAGGAAGTAGACGAGCGAGATTTTACAAACGCCGTGTTAATAACAATGTAGATGCACCGCGGCGACAAAATCTGGCACACCCTATAGTGCCGCTACGTTGCTATAAACCCTAA
- the LOC104220874 gene encoding uncharacterized protein isoform X6 — translation MSLLLSSAKLAVEKGIAQGGSESYFTKLSDYIVLALVEALHKEPMTEICGLMLYELNNCLQICGPLLTESQVRSIVNEIKHVITESSSRKNELSEREKTEDFDAEEAELLSAERKQEERVLSYVGEILRTLIKAFKTSFLPFLDELSPYLLPMWARENTTNERCTSILIFDSLVKECPEAALKYYDVCLPLVLETSNDEHPNVRQNALYGLGLWAEYGQSFFKPFVGEALSRIYVVLTHLKARELENESAYDNAVSALGKIYQFHGESIDLAQVIPSWLNCLPIKADLVEAKLVHEQLCSMVERSDKELLGPNYQYLPKVVSVFAEVLCSEKHLATKETADRMINVLRHFQQTLPPSTMESTWSYLLPQQEMKLKSILSVEESDLKAIVNGYHHGKRSPQNHQLSTNISTIKSTIMRDIQKFEFILNQIETNNEFHI, via the exons ATGTCCCTCCTGTTGAGTTCTGCTAAGCTAGCTGTAGAGAAAGGGATTGCTCAAGGTGGAAGTGAGTCATATTTCACAAAGTTGTCAGACTATATAGTACTGGCTTTGGTAGAGGCTTTGCATAAG GAGCCTATGACAGAAATATGTGGACTCATGTTGTATGAATTGAATAATTGCCTGCAG ATATGTGGACCACTTCTCACTGAAAGTCAGGTTCGTAGCATCGTCAATGAGATAAAGCATGTCATTACAGAAAGTTCAAGCAGAAAAAATGAACTGAGTGAGAGAGAGAAAACAGAAGACTTTGATGCTGAGGAAGCTGAATTATTGAGTGcggaaagaaaacaagaagaaagagTTCTCAGCTAT GTTGGTGAAATATTGCGCACATTGATCAAAGCTTTCAAGACTTCTTTCTTGCCTTTCCTTGACGAGTTGTCGCCATATTTATTACCTATGTGG GCCAGGGAGAATACAACTAATGAGAGATGTACATCTATTCTCATCTTTGATTCTCTTGTGAAGGAGTGCCCTGAAGCAGCTCTAAA GTACTATGATGTATGTCTTCCTTTAGTTTTGGAAACAAGCAATGACGAACACCCAAATGTTAGACAG AATGCTCTTTATGGACTTGGCCTTTGGGCGGAATATGGTCAGTCTTTTTTCAAACCTTTTGTTGGAG AGGCTCTTTCAAGGATCTATGTTGTCCTTACGCATTTAAAAGCTCGTGAActtgaaaatgaaagtgcatATGATAATGCTGTTTCTGCACTTGGTAAGATATATCAGTTTCATGGTGAAAGTATCGACTTAGCCCAG GTTATTCCATCTTGGTTGAATTGCCTGCCTATAAAAGCTGATTTGGTTGAAGCCAAACTTGTTCATGAACAGTTATGTTCAATGGTCGAAAG GTCAGACAAAGAACTTCTAGGTCCCAACTATCAATACCTTCCAAAAGTTGTTTCAGTTTTTGCAGAG GTTCTATGTTCTGAAAAGCATCTTGCAACAAAAGAAACTGCAGATCGCATGATTAATGTATTAAGGCATTTTCAGCAAACACTACCACCATCCACCATGGAATCAACATGGTCATATCTTTTGCCTCAACAGGAGATGAAATTGAAATCCATTCTATCAGTTGAAGAAAGTGACCTTAAGGCCATCGTCAACGGATACCATCATGGCAAGAGATCCCCTCAAAACCATCAGCTTTCTACGAATATTAGTACGATAAAATCCACCATCATGAGGGACATCCAAAAGTTTGAATTCATCCTTAATCAAATCGAAACAAATAATGAATTCCATATTTGA
- the LOC104220874 gene encoding uncharacterized protein isoform X4 gives MKQVVSIFVPLLKFYTRNGVRIYAVSVMSLLLSSAKLAVEKGIAQGGSESYFTKLSDYIVLALVEALHKEPMTEICGLMLYELNNCLQICGPLLTESQVRSIVNEIKHVITESSSRKNELSEREKTEDFDAEEAELLSAERKQEERVLSYVGEILRTLIKAFKTSFLPFLDELSPYLLPMENTTNERCTSILIFDSLVKECPEAALKYYDVCLPLVLETSNDEHPNVRQNALYGLGLWAEYGQSFFKPFVGEALSRIYVVLTHLKARELENESAYDNAVSALGKIYQFHGESIDLAQVIPSWLNCLPIKADLVEAKLVHEQLCSMVERSDKELLGPNYQYLPKVVSVFAEVLCSEKHLATKETADRMINVLRHFQQTLPPSTMESTWSYLLPQQEMKLKSILSVEESDLKAIVNGYHHGKRSPQNHQLSTNISTIKSTIMRDIQKFEFILNQIETNNEFHI, from the exons ATGAAACAGGTTGTTTCAATTTTTGTTCCGCTTCTGAAATTCTATACCCGCAATGGTGTCAGGATATATGCTGTTAGTG TCATGTCCCTCCTGTTGAGTTCTGCTAAGCTAGCTGTAGAGAAAGGGATTGCTCAAGGTGGAAGTGAGTCATATTTCACAAAGTTGTCAGACTATATAGTACTGGCTTTGGTAGAGGCTTTGCATAAG GAGCCTATGACAGAAATATGTGGACTCATGTTGTATGAATTGAATAATTGCCTGCAG ATATGTGGACCACTTCTCACTGAAAGTCAGGTTCGTAGCATCGTCAATGAGATAAAGCATGTCATTACAGAAAGTTCAAGCAGAAAAAATGAACTGAGTGAGAGAGAGAAAACAGAAGACTTTGATGCTGAGGAAGCTGAATTATTGAGTGcggaaagaaaacaagaagaaagagTTCTCAGCTAT GTTGGTGAAATATTGCGCACATTGATCAAAGCTTTCAAGACTTCTTTCTTGCCTTTCCTTGACGAGTTGTCGCCATATTTATTACCTAT GGAGAATACAACTAATGAGAGATGTACATCTATTCTCATCTTTGATTCTCTTGTGAAGGAGTGCCCTGAAGCAGCTCTAAA GTACTATGATGTATGTCTTCCTTTAGTTTTGGAAACAAGCAATGACGAACACCCAAATGTTAGACAG AATGCTCTTTATGGACTTGGCCTTTGGGCGGAATATGGTCAGTCTTTTTTCAAACCTTTTGTTGGAG AGGCTCTTTCAAGGATCTATGTTGTCCTTACGCATTTAAAAGCTCGTGAActtgaaaatgaaagtgcatATGATAATGCTGTTTCTGCACTTGGTAAGATATATCAGTTTCATGGTGAAAGTATCGACTTAGCCCAG GTTATTCCATCTTGGTTGAATTGCCTGCCTATAAAAGCTGATTTGGTTGAAGCCAAACTTGTTCATGAACAGTTATGTTCAATGGTCGAAAG GTCAGACAAAGAACTTCTAGGTCCCAACTATCAATACCTTCCAAAAGTTGTTTCAGTTTTTGCAGAG GTTCTATGTTCTGAAAAGCATCTTGCAACAAAAGAAACTGCAGATCGCATGATTAATGTATTAAGGCATTTTCAGCAAACACTACCACCATCCACCATGGAATCAACATGGTCATATCTTTTGCCTCAACAGGAGATGAAATTGAAATCCATTCTATCAGTTGAAGAAAGTGACCTTAAGGCCATCGTCAACGGATACCATCATGGCAAGAGATCCCCTCAAAACCATCAGCTTTCTACGAATATTAGTACGATAAAATCCACCATCATGAGGGACATCCAAAAGTTTGAATTCATCCTTAATCAAATCGAAACAAATAATGAATTCCATATTTGA
- the LOC104220874 gene encoding uncharacterized protein isoform X3, whose product MKQVVSIFVPLLKFYTRNGVRIYAVSVMSLLLSSAKLAVEKGIAQGGSESYFTKLSDYIVLALVEALHKEPMTEICGLMLYELNNCLQICGPLLTESQVRSIVNEIKHVITESSSRKNELSEREKTEDFDAEEAELLSAERKQEERVLSYVGEILRTLIKAFKTSFLPFLDELSPYLLPMWARENTTNERCTSILIFDSLVKECPEAALKYYDVCLPLVLETSNDEHPNVRQNALYGLGLWAEYGQSFFKPFVGEALSRIYVVLTHLKARELENESAYDNAVSALGKIYQFHGESIDLAQVIPSWLNCLPIKADLVEAKLVHEQLCSMVERSDKELLGPNYQYLPKVVSVFAEVLCSEKHLATKETADRMINVLRHFQQTLPPSTMESTWSYLLPQQEMKLKSILSVEESDLKAIVNGYHHGKRSPQNHQLSTNISTIKSTIMRDIQKFEFILNQIETNNEFHI is encoded by the exons ATGAAACAGGTTGTTTCAATTTTTGTTCCGCTTCTGAAATTCTATACCCGCAATGGTGTCAGGATATATGCTGTTAGTG TCATGTCCCTCCTGTTGAGTTCTGCTAAGCTAGCTGTAGAGAAAGGGATTGCTCAAGGTGGAAGTGAGTCATATTTCACAAAGTTGTCAGACTATATAGTACTGGCTTTGGTAGAGGCTTTGCATAAG GAGCCTATGACAGAAATATGTGGACTCATGTTGTATGAATTGAATAATTGCCTGCAG ATATGTGGACCACTTCTCACTGAAAGTCAGGTTCGTAGCATCGTCAATGAGATAAAGCATGTCATTACAGAAAGTTCAAGCAGAAAAAATGAACTGAGTGAGAGAGAGAAAACAGAAGACTTTGATGCTGAGGAAGCTGAATTATTGAGTGcggaaagaaaacaagaagaaagagTTCTCAGCTAT GTTGGTGAAATATTGCGCACATTGATCAAAGCTTTCAAGACTTCTTTCTTGCCTTTCCTTGACGAGTTGTCGCCATATTTATTACCTATGTGG GCCAGGGAGAATACAACTAATGAGAGATGTACATCTATTCTCATCTTTGATTCTCTTGTGAAGGAGTGCCCTGAAGCAGCTCTAAA GTACTATGATGTATGTCTTCCTTTAGTTTTGGAAACAAGCAATGACGAACACCCAAATGTTAGACAG AATGCTCTTTATGGACTTGGCCTTTGGGCGGAATATGGTCAGTCTTTTTTCAAACCTTTTGTTGGAG AGGCTCTTTCAAGGATCTATGTTGTCCTTACGCATTTAAAAGCTCGTGAActtgaaaatgaaagtgcatATGATAATGCTGTTTCTGCACTTGGTAAGATATATCAGTTTCATGGTGAAAGTATCGACTTAGCCCAG GTTATTCCATCTTGGTTGAATTGCCTGCCTATAAAAGCTGATTTGGTTGAAGCCAAACTTGTTCATGAACAGTTATGTTCAATGGTCGAAAG GTCAGACAAAGAACTTCTAGGTCCCAACTATCAATACCTTCCAAAAGTTGTTTCAGTTTTTGCAGAG GTTCTATGTTCTGAAAAGCATCTTGCAACAAAAGAAACTGCAGATCGCATGATTAATGTATTAAGGCATTTTCAGCAAACACTACCACCATCCACCATGGAATCAACATGGTCATATCTTTTGCCTCAACAGGAGATGAAATTGAAATCCATTCTATCAGTTGAAGAAAGTGACCTTAAGGCCATCGTCAACGGATACCATCATGGCAAGAGATCCCCTCAAAACCATCAGCTTTCTACGAATATTAGTACGATAAAATCCACCATCATGAGGGACATCCAAAAGTTTGAATTCATCCTTAATCAAATCGAAACAAATAATGAATTCCATATTTGA
- the LOC104220874 gene encoding uncharacterized protein isoform X5, translating into MKQVVSIFVPLLKFYTRNGVRIYAVSVMSLLLSSAKLAVEKGIAQGGSESYFTKLSDYIVLALVEALHKEPMTEICGLMLYELNNCLQICGPLLTESQVRSIVNEIKHVITESSSRKNELSEREKTEDFDAEEAELLSAERKQEERVLSYVGEILRTLIKAFKTSFLPFLDELSPYLLPMWARENTTNERCTSILIFDSLVKECPEAALKYYDVCLPLVLETSNDEHPNVRQNALYGLGLWAEYEALSRIYVVLTHLKARELENESAYDNAVSALGKIYQFHGESIDLAQVIPSWLNCLPIKADLVEAKLVHEQLCSMVERSDKELLGPNYQYLPKVVSVFAEVLCSEKHLATKETADRMINVLRHFQQTLPPSTMESTWSYLLPQQEMKLKSILSVEESDLKAIVNGYHHGKRSPQNHQLSTNISTIKSTIMRDIQKFEFILNQIETNNEFHI; encoded by the exons ATGAAACAGGTTGTTTCAATTTTTGTTCCGCTTCTGAAATTCTATACCCGCAATGGTGTCAGGATATATGCTGTTAGTG TCATGTCCCTCCTGTTGAGTTCTGCTAAGCTAGCTGTAGAGAAAGGGATTGCTCAAGGTGGAAGTGAGTCATATTTCACAAAGTTGTCAGACTATATAGTACTGGCTTTGGTAGAGGCTTTGCATAAG GAGCCTATGACAGAAATATGTGGACTCATGTTGTATGAATTGAATAATTGCCTGCAG ATATGTGGACCACTTCTCACTGAAAGTCAGGTTCGTAGCATCGTCAATGAGATAAAGCATGTCATTACAGAAAGTTCAAGCAGAAAAAATGAACTGAGTGAGAGAGAGAAAACAGAAGACTTTGATGCTGAGGAAGCTGAATTATTGAGTGcggaaagaaaacaagaagaaagagTTCTCAGCTAT GTTGGTGAAATATTGCGCACATTGATCAAAGCTTTCAAGACTTCTTTCTTGCCTTTCCTTGACGAGTTGTCGCCATATTTATTACCTATGTGG GCCAGGGAGAATACAACTAATGAGAGATGTACATCTATTCTCATCTTTGATTCTCTTGTGAAGGAGTGCCCTGAAGCAGCTCTAAA GTACTATGATGTATGTCTTCCTTTAGTTTTGGAAACAAGCAATGACGAACACCCAAATGTTAGACAG AATGCTCTTTATGGACTTGGCCTTTGGGCGGAATATG AGGCTCTTTCAAGGATCTATGTTGTCCTTACGCATTTAAAAGCTCGTGAActtgaaaatgaaagtgcatATGATAATGCTGTTTCTGCACTTGGTAAGATATATCAGTTTCATGGTGAAAGTATCGACTTAGCCCAG GTTATTCCATCTTGGTTGAATTGCCTGCCTATAAAAGCTGATTTGGTTGAAGCCAAACTTGTTCATGAACAGTTATGTTCAATGGTCGAAAG GTCAGACAAAGAACTTCTAGGTCCCAACTATCAATACCTTCCAAAAGTTGTTTCAGTTTTTGCAGAG GTTCTATGTTCTGAAAAGCATCTTGCAACAAAAGAAACTGCAGATCGCATGATTAATGTATTAAGGCATTTTCAGCAAACACTACCACCATCCACCATGGAATCAACATGGTCATATCTTTTGCCTCAACAGGAGATGAAATTGAAATCCATTCTATCAGTTGAAGAAAGTGACCTTAAGGCCATCGTCAACGGATACCATCATGGCAAGAGATCCCCTCAAAACCATCAGCTTTCTACGAATATTAGTACGATAAAATCCACCATCATGAGGGACATCCAAAAGTTTGAATTCATCCTTAATCAAATCGAAACAAATAATGAATTCCATATTTGA